The sequence below is a genomic window from Granulicatella elegans.
AATATATTTCAATACATTTGAAGTTGGTAAGCCGATTTCAGATACAACGCCTTCTGCATCTACTTGTTGATTCACCGCAAAGTCTTGCGCTACAGCTACTTTAATACCACCAAAGTTAGAAGGAACTTCTTTACGTAATCCATCTAATAAAGCTTTAATTTTAGCAGGGCCTTCTAAGCCTTGGACGGTTACAGAAATTGTTTTTTCTAAGAAATAACCATATTTTTCATATAAAGCTTGAAGTCCGTCATATAAAGTTTTACCTTCACTCTTGAAGTGAGCTGCTACTTCTGTTAATAACAATACTGCTTGAATCGCATCTTTATCACGAACAAACGGTTGAACTAAATAGCCATAACTTTCTTCAAATCCAAACATAAATGTATGAGCATTTGTTTCTTCATAGTTTTTAATTTGTTCTGCAATAAATTTGAATCCAGTTAATACATTTACCATTTTCGCACCATAATGTTCTGTAATGACTGTTGGTAATTCACTAGATACAATTGATTTTACAGCAGCAGCATTAGCTGGTAATGTTCCTGCTTTTTGATGGGCAAATAATAAGTAATCTAATAAGATTGCTGCAATTTGGTTTCCTGTAATGACTTGATAAGTTCCATCAGGTTGGCATACGGCTGCACCCATTCTATCTGCATCTGGGTCTGTTGCTAATAATACATCCGCTTTAGTTTCTTCTCCTAAACGAATCGCATATTCAAATGCACCAGCTTCTTCAGGGTTTGGAGATTTCACCGTTGTAAAGTCTCCATCTGGCACAGCTTGTTCTGATACAACATGTAATCCTGTAAATCCAGCTTGATCTAATGCACGTTTTGTTAACATTAATCCTGTTCCGTGTAATGGAGTATACACAACTGATAAATCTTTTATATCTGATAATAAGGCTGGATTGACAGAAACAGATTTAATTTCTTCTAAATATGCTGCATCTACTGCTTCACCAATCCATTCAAATAATGCTGATTGTTCTAATTCTTCTTTTGTCACTACTTCCACTACTAATGGATTTTCAACTTGACGAACATATTCTGTTAAAGCATCCGCATCTTTTGGAGGCATTTGTCCTCCATCTTCACCGTATACTTTATATCCATTATAAGCAGCTGGATTATGACTAGCTGTAATCATAATTCCTGAAAATGTATGCAAGTGACGTACGGCATAAGATAACTCAGGTGTTGGTCTTAAATCTTCGAACACATAGGCTTTAATCCCATGTTTTACTAAAACTTTTGCAGACTCTAATGCAAATTCAGGAGAGAAATGACGAGAATCATGAGCAATTGCAACCCCACGTTTTTTCGCTTCTTCTCCATATGTTTCAATTAAACGCGCTAACCCTTCTGTTGCTTGACGAACCGTATAAATATTCATACGATTAATCCCAGGTCCAACAATCCCACGCATTCCTGCTGTTCCAAATTCTAATGGAGCGTAAAATGCTTCTTCTTTTTCTTTCTCAGAAAAGTTTTTTAATTGTGTTTTTAAATAATCTTCTAACCCTTCAAACTTTTCCCATTTTAATGCAACATCTTGCCAATTCATAAAATCATTCTCCTTTTACTTCTTTTTATATTTATTCTAATACAGTTGCTACTTCAAATCCATATCCACGAATATGAGTAATTAATAGTTCTAAAAAGATATGTGCTACCGGTGATAATTCCATTTGATGATGTTTTAAGTATCCTATTTCTAATTCATCTTCAACAGCTAATGGAATTGCCACAATTTTATCGTCATTTAGTTCACTACTAATAATTCCTGAACTAATCGTATAACCATTTAATCCGACCATTAAGTTAAAAATTGTTGCTCGATCACTTACCTTAATGCTCTTCTTATGTTCCATTGTACTTAAAATCTCTTCAGCAAAATAGAAAGAATTCTCTTCCCCTTGTTCATAAGATAAGTAAGGATAGTCTTCTAATTCTTCTAGAGTAATACTAGTTTGAGATGCCAAAGGATTATCTCTACTAATAAACACGTGCGGTTTTGCTGTGAAAAGTGGCTTAAATTCTAAATTTTTCTCTTTAAATAATTTCTTCATGACTTGACGATTAAAATTATTTAAATATAAAATCCCTAATTCACTTTTGAATTTCATTAAGTCTTCTAAAATATTTTGAGTTTCTGTTTCTCTTAACGTAAATTGATATTCATCTCCAGCTTCTTGTCTGATTAATGCCACGAACGCATGAACGACAAATGCATAATGCTGAGCTGAAACTGAAAAATCCCGTTTCCGTTTTGTTTTACGTTTATACTTTTCTTCCATCAAGTTTACTTGATCCAATATTTGCCTAGCATAGACTAAAAACTCTCGACCTTCTTCTGTTAAAGTAACTCCATTTTTATGCCGAACTAATAATTGAATATTCATTTCTTGCTCTAAATCTTTCATGGCATTTGATAGACTTGGTTGAGTTAAAAATAAATCTTTTGCGGCTTCATTAATGGATCCTTTTTCTGCAATTTTTTCTAAATAAACTAATTGTTGAATACGCATATTTTTTCTCCTTTGCTAGCGTACTCTTATTATAAATGAGTTTTTCATTTCTTGCTAGCCTATAGTTTTCGCAAATAAAAAAACTGAGCTTAATGCCCAGTTCTTTTAAATGATTCATATTATTGTTGGAATTTAAATACCACATTAGAATCGTATAATTTTAATACTTTTTCATAAACAAATTTCGTTGCTAAGGCTGCAACAATTGGTACAACTAACCACGCAACGACTGCTAAAACAACGCTTAATCCAGCATCAATAGAAGCTAGAGGACCTACTAAACCTACTAAACCAAAACCTGCAGATTGAGGAGTACCACTGACACTAAATAAGGCAACCGGAATTGCAGAAATAACAGCTGTTGTTAAAGTTGGTACTAAAATAATTGGATACTTGAATAAGTTTGGCATCATTAATTTCATAGCTCCTAAAGCAATCGCTAAAGTAACCCCTGAATTATTTACTTTCCATGAATGAACCACTAATACTACTGCTGTAACAGCTACACCCATCGCTGCTGCCCCTGCAGACACACCATTTAATTGAATCGCTAAACCAATCGCAACTGTTGAAATTGGTGAAATAATTAAGAATGCAAATGAACATGCAATTAAAATAGACATTAAAATCGGTTGTAAATGAGTAAATTCATTAATGAGTGCTCCAATTGCTGCTGTTAATTTTGCAACGAATGGTAATAATTGTAATCCAATAAATGCAGCCCCTACACCGACTACGATTGGCATCGCAACTACAGCTGTAGAACCGAATTTATCTTTAATCCACATTAATGCTAATACCGCAATTGCAGCTGTTAACATTGTATTAATTAAGTCCCCAGTACCAGCTCCAACATATTTTCCTAGTTCTGGATTGAATTTTACAACACCTGATGCTACAAAACTTGCCCCGGCTGTCACCATCATTGGCATTGGTTTAAAACCAAATTGTATTCCGATTAAAGCACCGATAATTAATGGTGTTGCTAATTGGAAAATCACAGCAATTTGTGTGATTTGAACTGCTAGTGGATATTGACTAAAATATTTTAAAATAGCAGATAATACAGCGTTCGGAATTAATCCGATAATCACCCCTAATGCAGTTCCTTGTAAGATTTTATTCATAAAGACTTTTGCAGTCATTTTTTCTTGAGTTTCCATATAACCCCTTCTTTCTTTTTGTCTACCCCCTTATAAAAGCTGTTGAAACTTTTCACAATTTCACTACCTTTTATTAGTGAGCTTTCAAAATTTGCTCTTTACAATGAATCAATGATGTTAAAAAGGCACAATAAGGTGTTGGAACTCCGTATTTCTTACCTTTTCTTACTACTGCTCCATTAATATAATCAATCTCCGTCAAACGATTATTCAAAATTAAATCTTGATGCATCGATGGATGATGAAGACCGATTGTGTCACGATTATAACAATTCATTTCAATGTAATCAACAACTTCTTTCACGTTTATTTCAACGTTTTCATGTTTTGCAACTGATGAAAATTCTGTGACAATAGCTTCAACGATTTCATGAGCAGTCGTTGTTTCCCCGAAATCAGCCATATTCGAATCTAAAATGGTACAAAGACCATTCATTGTTCCATTAACACAAGCTTTTTTATAAATAGCAAATAAAATATTTTCAGAATAAGTCGCATTGAGTCCACCAGAATTTAATACGTCCACTACTTCTTTAGCATCCTCGACTCCCTCTGGCGCTAAATTTTTCAAAGCAACTGTTCCATTTCCAAATAACGTTACTTTTCCAGGTCCATTCATTCCGGATGTCCACATTGTATTACCTAATAAAATATGAGTTGGTGCAACATATTTTTCAATAATTTCTTCATGTCCAATTCCATTTAATAAGCATAAGATTTTTGTATCCGAACGAATCAACGACTGAATATCTTGCAACATTTGATCTAATTGCATTGCTTTTGTAAACAAAATAATTAAATCAGCTTGCGTATCCTCTTTTACTTTTGATTGTAATACTGCGGGAATATGAAATACTTTCTCCTCTCCATTATCATTTACTTGAAGCCCTTGTTCATTGATTGCTTGAACATGACTTTCCCAGCCGTCTACAAATAACACCTCGTGTCCAGCTTGATGTAACATCACTCCGAAACGACTTCCCATCGCTCCTGCTCCTGCAATTACAATTTTCATACCAATTCCTCCTATTTTTTATTATTCTCCATTGAAGTTCAGAAAGCCTCTTGTTAAAATGATAACAAAAAACCAGAACGGAGAATGATTATAGACATTAATCAACTCATGTACTTCATTAGCATCGTTGAACATCATAGCTTTTCCGATGCTGCAAAAAGTCTCTTTATCACGCATCCTACCCTTTCTCAAACGGTTAAAAATTAGAACAAAAATTTAATACCCGTTTATTTGTTCATAATTCCACTAAAAAACAACTAACGACTAGTGGAGAATTACTGTATAAGGAAGGATTAATTTTAGTAAAATAGTTTGAACAATTAACTCAACAAATGCACCAACTCCAAACAACTTCAAAAAAATCCATTCGAATTGGACTTCCAACACTATTTGCAATGGAATTTATGCCTCTTTTTTCTGAATTATATGTTTTCCCACCCTAGTGTAGAACTTACTATGGTACAAGGTGGTTCTTATGAATTACAACAAAAACTAGCAAAAGGAGAGATTGATTTAGGAATCTTATCATTCCCGAAATATGAAGCTACTATCACATTAGAGCCCTTTTTAAATCCGAAACTTGGCTATGATATTAGTATTGTCGTTTCAAAAAATCATATTCTAGCAAACCGAAACTCTCTCACATTTGAAGAGTTAACGAATCAATCCTTTTCTACTTTACCAAACCAATATATTCTTGGACAATTTTTACATTCTCAAGCAAAGAAATAAAATATTCATCCTCGTATTTTATATACTGATAATCATTGGGAAGTTGTTTTATCAAGTGTGAAAACTTTAAACACTGTCTGTTTAATGGCAACTCAATACCAACAATATTATATCGTTACTGAATTGGCAGTGTCAAGAATTTTGTGTAAACTGAATCATTTACCCTGTAACCCTTTCTTTACATAAAATAGCAGTTTTATTATTTTTGAAAAGAAAATCGATTCTCGAAACAAAAAAATGATTCCAAAAACGGAAAATTATTTCGGAAAACCTTTTTGATTTTCATTTTCGGACATCCTTATTCAATATGAACCTCTGTTCCTAAAAAAGGGCAGACTATCCCCTTTAAATTCCCACTTTTGTACATTTTTAGATTGACGTTTATAATTTATACTCTTAGAAAATCTAATTCAAACCACATCAGCTACGCATTGCCGTACTCAAGTATTGTCTGTGGCTAGCTTCCTAGTTTCCTTTTTGATTTTCATTGAGTATTAATGATTCACAACTTAAAACCCCCACATTTTTATCACCCTTAAACTCGAAAAGGAGAAGACCAAACTGGTCCTCTCCGAATCTTAGTTTTTATGAATCTATCTATAGTTGACAAAGAGCGAAAGTTTTCTAAACTTTTATTCTTCTTTTTTCTTCATCAAGACTACTCCTGTCAATGCCATTAGGAGACTGAGAAGGAAAGCTGAATCCAATGTCGTTCCTGTATTTGGTAACGTTTCGGCTTTCTTGTTTACCTGCTCTTGGGTAGAAGCTTCTGTTTTACCTTTCTTCACTTGTTTCACAGTTGGCTTGTTCATTTGGTTCTGTGTAGGGGTTTCTGGTGTGCTTGGCAGTGTTGGTTTTTCTTCCTTAGTTCCCACTTCTACAATCTGATCCACTGGAGCTTTGGAGATAAAGCTATCACGTATCACACGCCCTATTTCTTGATCATTCTTAACAGTAATTTCAACCAAAGTCGTCTTCTCACCAACCTTACCTTCTTGAACAACTTTTCTTGTTCCTTTAGGCAATTGTGGATTTTCTCGTTCTATGGTCTTGAATGGAACTTCTTCCGTTACTACATCCAAGCGTGGCTTCTCTACTATCGGCGCTGCCTTTCCCTCATCTGGAGTAACCTGTCCTACTATCTTCTCATAGGTTACCGTGATTTCGACATTTGTTTTTGTGCTTTGAACTGGAACTTCAGATAGGTTATTGCTTGGTTCGCTAGTCTGTTTGACCTTATATCCTTCCACTTGTGGATGCGGAACTGCTTTGAAGTTATCTTCTGATTCTAATACCCACTTGACATTCTCTGTATCTACAGGTTTTCCATCATCGCCAAGTGTCACTTCATCCTTCGCAACTGTCAATTCTCCTTGAGCGTTAGTCGCAATGTAGTTTTTCTCGATGATCTTATCCTCTTGTGAAACTCCATCAAGGATGTTTTGACGGTAACCCAGTACCTTTTCATCCTCAGCACCAATACCAGATTTTACATAGCTGAATTTCTTTTGAGGGTCTGTTTGCTCTACTGTTACACGTGTTGTTTCTTGGACTTTATCAGGAGAAACTGTTTCTCCATTGGTATTGACATAGCGGATGGTTTCGCGGACAACACTCTTGTTTGTAATCTTAGCTTTTGGTATGTACAAGATTGTCGCAGATAACTTATCCATCGTGATGGTCTTACTACCGTTAGCCCTGCCAATCTGGTCATACAAGTTCTTAGAGTTAGTAGCAACCACATAGGCGTTGCTAAAGTCATTAATATCACCACGGCTCTTATCAGAGCCATAATAGTAACTGTTTCCTCCTAAAGTTAGACTAGAGTTGTTATCTGAGAAGGTATTGTTATTAAAGACTGCAAGATAGCAATCGCCGTTTTCCTTGGTCAATTCATAAGTCACGATACCTGATCCTTTTTGGGCATTGGTGATTTTCATGTGTTTGAAAATCTCATTTTGATAGTCAGACAAGTGCCACAAGGGGTCATTTTTTCGCAAGCTGATCAGTGATTTAGTAAAGTTTACCGCATCAGCATTTTTATTGACAAGTCCCCAATCAATCTTATTTTTCTCGTCCCCAGCATTATAGGTGTTATGTGAGTTTGACTTAGAACGGAGAAATTCTTGACCATGTTGTGAAAAATGAATCCCTTGAGAGAGAGCACTCATGGCTGTGGCTAACTCGACACGATTCATGTGTTCTTCTTCCGTGTCGTTAGGATTATAATGTTTGAGCAAGTCACTTAAAGTCATGCCATCATGTACTTCTACATAGTTGAGTTGTTGAGAAGCATTGACAAAACTACGACCGTGACCACCCATGAGGCTATCAACTAAGGTTTTTATTTTCCCTTCATCGTGTTTATAGTCTGATTGATGGTTAACGAATCCTGGAGGGTTACCATTATCATAATGAGAACCTGCGATGGAATCACGTCCGACACTGTCAAAATATCCGACTTCTGGGGTGTCTTTGGCATTGCTGACACTAGCTGGCTTGTCACCGTCTTTTTCTAAATATTTACCCATGCTGTCCCAACCTTCGCCGTAGGTTACGATGTTAGGGTCAATCTTGTTGATTGCTTCACGAACAGCTTCCATCGTTTTCACGTCGAGATCGCTCATGGCATCAAAACGGAACCCATCCATTCCGTATTCCATCGCCCAGTAAGCAACTGAGCGGACGATGTACTGACGCATCATTTGGGAGTTGGAACGGACAGCATTTCCTACACCGACATCATTATTCATCTTTCCATCTCTATTGATGGCATAGTAGTAGCCAGGGACTGTGTATTCAAATGGATTGTTTTGCCCATCGTACAGGTGATTGTAGACGACATCCATGACGAGATTTAAGCCTTCATCGTGGAGTTTTTGAACCATAGTCTTGACTTCACGGATACGATTTTCAGGATCGCTTGGATCCGTCGCATAAGAACCTTCTGGGACATTATAATTTTTAGGATCATAACCCCAGTTTTGTTGGTCTTTAGCTGAGAATTCTTTAGAAATTTCGTTATTTTTCGGATCGTTCTTTTCTAGTTCAGGAACAGTTTGATAGTCATAGATAGGCATGATTTGGAGATAGTTTACTCCGAGATAGCGGAGATAGTCTAATCCTGTCATTTTGCCTGTTTGCGGATCAGTTGTCCCTTTCTCAACGAGTCCAAGATAGTTCCCTTTATTTGCTTCTATCACACCCGAGCTCTTATCGATAGAGAAGTCACGTACGTCAACTTCAAGTACACTAAGCTTTGTTTTAGAGTTAACACGCTTGTTCTGACTAACAGTAACCTTGTCTCCAACAGTACTTGGATCTAAAATAACAGAGCGTTTCCCGTTTTTGACAACTGCTACTGAGTAAGGATCCTGGGTGGTAACTGTTTCGGCAGGACCGTTGTACATTTTAGCAATCTCTGCGTGAGAAGCAGTGGATGAGAGTTCTTCTTTTATGCCTTTAGATGCAGAAGCAGAGTTGACATATTTATCACCCTTCTGAATAAAGTAAGCTTTCGGTATGGTGAGGGTGTAATCGTAAGCGACTTTATTGAGAGTTTCCAATGTTGATGCTACTTCACTTGGTTTTAGGTGATAACTCCAAAGTCCAATGGTATTTTTTGTATGGTCATTTTGATTTTCATCAGTTCCACGAGTCATTTCAAATTGTTTCAGAAGAGGAGCATTTTCTGCAGTCGATTGATAAACATTTAAAGTGACTTTCTCTGCGGTCGGCGCCCAGACATTGATAGTTGCACTACCGTCAGCATGGAGGGTAGCACCCAATGCTCCTTTAGAACCGACAACATCAAATTTACCTTGCTCATTTACGACCTTATCAGTATATCCATGCTTTTTATCAAATTCTGGAGTTTGAACATTCAAAAACTGTGAATACCAGCCATCTGCACCATGATAGATGTCAACAGCACTTGCTTTGAGGACAGTTGCCGTCATGTCTCCTTCACCGCTAACCTTATTTGCTCCTTCCCATGTATCCTTATCAGTAATGATATATTGGAAAGATTTTACATCTGCGTCTGGTTTGACTGTTAAGACACGTTCCCCACCTTTGTTTTCCATTTTTAAGAAACGTCCGTCGGTCTGGTGTTGAGCAGTATCTCCCCAAACCCATGCATAATACTCCCTTGTATCACCATCTGCTGGTTTATAGTGGATGCGTACATCTTGAGCGACCTGAGCTATTGGTTTTGCTTTATCCGCTGTTGAAACAGCATTCTTGACTATCTGTTCGTTTACAGCATTATCCGTTGTATGTTCTTTGTTTTCAGTGTTGACTGATGTTGGTTCGGATTGTTCGTTAGTAACTGCCTTTACTTTTTCGATAGCCTCTTGTTCATTATTCTCTTTCCCAGTTTGCTCACCAGATGTTGCTACAACTGTGGAAGAGATAGCCTTCACCTCTTCTATCACTGCCGGATTTGTAGGTTGAGGACTGTCTGCAAACGTTTGCAATTGACCGCCTAATAAAACACTGGCGGTAACAGCAACACCAAATAACCAGTGTTTTCCTGATTTCCACATCCTAAACCCACGCAAGTTTTTCGTCTCTTTAATAGCCATGACAGCCTCCTTTGATATATATTATTTTTTTCTATTATGCAATCGTTTTCGAAAAGTGTCAAGTTTTTTTAATGATTCATTTTTATAGTGTTCTTGACCTGTTTCAGCAAAATATTCCTTATATTAAATAACCTTTTCATTTTTGATTCTTCATTTGTGTAACAGTTCCACGTTTTAGTTCACGACTAATCGTAGAACGATTTCTACCAAGTTCTCATGCAATTTCTGATTGAGATTTTCCTTGTTTATAAAGCACCTCAAATTTTCCTCTTTCGATAGCTGAAAGATGATTATAAGATGATTTTGTGGTACTATTTTCTTTAGACATAACTATCACTCCTATGCTTTGTTTTCATCGACTTAAGTATATCAAATAGTTATGTCTTTTTGTTGCACTTCATTTTACAATTCAGCTTTTTCTTTTTACAAAACAAAAACTCTTCCTTTCCTACTTTCATAGAAAAGAAAGAGTTGAATGTTATAATAATGCTTCAATTATTGGAAGATAATCTTTTTCTTCTATCTTTTGAATCATAATAATACCATCTCCTAATGGAACTAGAGTGGATTTCAACGCTTCATCTTTTTGAACAAAGTCTAAAAACAAGTTTAGACGACGATGAATTTTTCGAACTTTTCTTGGAATTTCACTTTCATCTTGTAAAATTGTTCCCCCTTGGAAAATATCATCTACCACAAGTACTCCACCTGTTTTTAATACTCGCATACAATGAGGGAAAAATTCAATATATTTCGCTTTTGCACTGTCCATAAAAATAAAGTCATATTGTTGTTCTAATG
It includes:
- a CDS encoding helix-turn-helix domain-containing protein, yielding MSKENSTTKSSYNHLSAIERGKFEVLYKQGKSQSEIA
- a CDS encoding G5 domain-containing protein codes for the protein MAIKETKNLRGFRMWKSGKHWLFGVAVTASVLLGGQLQTFADSPQPTNPAVIEEVKAISSTVVATSGEQTGKENNEQEAIEKVKAVTNEQSEPTSVNTENKEHTTDNAVNEQIVKNAVSTADKAKPIAQVAQDVRIHYKPADGDTREYYAWVWGDTAQHQTDGRFLKMENKGGERVLTVKPDADVKSFQYIITDKDTWEGANKVSGEGDMTATVLKASAVDIYHGADGWYSQFLNVQTPEFDKKHGYTDKVVNEQGKFDVVGSKGALGATLHADGSATINVWAPTAEKVTLNVYQSTAENAPLLKQFEMTRGTDENQNDHTKNTIGLWSYHLKPSEVASTLETLNKVAYDYTLTIPKAYFIQKGDKYVNSASASKGIKEELSSTASHAEIAKMYNGPAETVTTQDPYSVAVVKNGKRSVILDPSTVGDKVTVSQNKRVNSKTKLSVLEVDVRDFSIDKSSGVIEANKGNYLGLVEKGTTDPQTGKMTGLDYLRYLGVNYLQIMPIYDYQTVPELEKNDPKNNEISKEFSAKDQQNWGYDPKNYNVPEGSYATDPSDPENRIREVKTMVQKLHDEGLNLVMDVVYNHLYDGQNNPFEYTVPGYYYAINRDGKMNNDVGVGNAVRSNSQMMRQYIVRSVAYWAMEYGMDGFRFDAMSDLDVKTMEAVREAINKIDPNIVTYGEGWDSMGKYLEKDGDKPASVSNAKDTPEVGYFDSVGRDSIAGSHYDNGNPPGFVNHQSDYKHDEGKIKTLVDSLMGGHGRSFVNASQQLNYVEVHDGMTLSDLLKHYNPNDTEEEHMNRVELATAMSALSQGIHFSQHGQEFLRSKSNSHNTYNAGDEKNKIDWGLVNKNADAVNFTKSLISLRKNDPLWHLSDYQNEIFKHMKITNAQKGSGIVTYELTKENGDCYLAVFNNNTFSDNNSSLTLGGNSYYYGSDKSRGDINDFSNAYVVATNSKNLYDQIGRANGSKTITMDKLSATILYIPKAKITNKSVVRETIRYVNTNGETVSPDKVQETTRVTVEQTDPQKKFSYVKSGIGAEDEKVLGYRQNILDGVSQEDKIIEKNYIATNAQGELTVAKDEVTLGDDGKPVDTENVKWVLESEDNFKAVPHPQVEGYKVKQTSEPSNNLSEVPVQSTKTNVEITVTYEKIVGQVTPDEGKAAPIVEKPRLDVVTEEVPFKTIERENPQLPKGTRKVVQEGKVGEKTTLVEITVKNDQEIGRVIRDSFISKAPVDQIVEVGTKEEKPTLPSTPETPTQNQMNKPTVKQVKKGKTEASTQEQVNKKAETLPNTGTTLDSAFLLSLLMALTGVVLMKKKEE
- a CDS encoding LysR family transcriptional regulator, producing MRIQQLVYLEKIAEKGSINEAAKDLFLTQPSLSNAMKDLEQEMNIQLLVRHKNGVTLTEEGREFLVYARQILDQVNLMEEKYKRKTKRKRDFSVSAQHYAFVVHAFVALIRQEAGDEYQFTLRETETQNILEDLMKFKSELGILYLNNFNRQVMKKLFKEKNLEFKPLFTAKPHVFISRDNPLASQTSITLEELEDYPYLSYEQGEENSFYFAEEILSTMEHKKSIKVSDRATIFNLMVGLNGYTISSGIISSELNDDKIVAIPLAVEDELEIGYLKHHQMELSPVAHIFLELLITHIRGYGFEVATVLE
- a CDS encoding 2-dehydropantoate 2-reductase gives rise to the protein MKIVIAGAGAMGSRFGVMLHQAGHEVLFVDGWESHVQAINEQGLQVNDNGEEKVFHIPAVLQSKVKEDTQADLIILFTKAMQLDQMLQDIQSLIRSDTKILCLLNGIGHEEIIEKYVAPTHILLGNTMWTSGMNGPGKVTLFGNGTVALKNLAPEGVEDAKEVVDVLNSGGLNATYSENILFAIYKKACVNGTMNGLCTILDSNMADFGETTTAHEIVEAIVTEFSSVAKHENVEINVKEVVDYIEMNCYNRDTIGLHHPSMHQDLILNNRLTEIDYINGAVVRKGKKYGVPTPYCAFLTSLIHCKEQILKAH
- a CDS encoding phospho-sugar mutase, translated to MNWQDVALKWEKFEGLEDYLKTQLKNFSEKEKEEAFYAPLEFGTAGMRGIVGPGINRMNIYTVRQATEGLARLIETYGEEAKKRGVAIAHDSRHFSPEFALESAKVLVKHGIKAYVFEDLRPTPELSYAVRHLHTFSGIMITASHNPAAYNGYKVYGEDGGQMPPKDADALTEYVRQVENPLVVEVVTKEELEQSALFEWIGEAVDAAYLEEIKSVSVNPALLSDIKDLSVVYTPLHGTGLMLTKRALDQAGFTGLHVVSEQAVPDGDFTTVKSPNPEEAGAFEYAIRLGEETKADVLLATDPDADRMGAAVCQPDGTYQVITGNQIAAILLDYLLFAHQKAGTLPANAAAVKSIVSSELPTVITEHYGAKMVNVLTGFKFIAEQIKNYEETNAHTFMFGFEESYGYLVQPFVRDKDAIQAVLLLTEVAAHFKSEGKTLYDGLQALYEKYGYFLEKTISVTVQGLEGPAKIKALLDGLRKEVPSNFGGIKVAVAQDFAVNQQVDAEGVVSEIGLPTSNVLKYILEDGSWIAVRPSGTEPKIKFYMGVKAATQEEAEEKLAKFQKDLDAYI
- a CDS encoding LysR family transcriptional regulator substrate-binding protein, whose amino-acid sequence is MVQGGSYELQQKLAKGEIDLGILSFPKYEATITLEPFLNPKLGYDISIVVSKNHILANRNSLTFEELTNQSFSTLPNQYILGQFLHSQAKK
- a CDS encoding helix-turn-helix domain-containing protein, with product MYFISIVEHHSFSDAAKSLFITHPTLSQTVKN
- a CDS encoding PTS sugar transporter subunit IIC, with the translated sequence METQEKMTAKVFMNKILQGTALGVIIGLIPNAVLSAILKYFSQYPLAVQITQIAVIFQLATPLIIGALIGIQFGFKPMPMMVTAGASFVASGVVKFNPELGKYVGAGTGDLINTMLTAAIAVLALMWIKDKFGSTAVVAMPIVVGVGAAFIGLQLLPFVAKLTAAIGALINEFTHLQPILMSILIACSFAFLIISPISTVAIGLAIQLNGVSAGAAAMGVAVTAVVLVVHSWKVNNSGVTLAIALGAMKLMMPNLFKYPIILVPTLTTAVISAIPVALFSVSGTPQSAGFGLVGLVGPLASIDAGLSVVLAVVAWLVVPIVAALATKFVYEKVLKLYDSNVVFKFQQ